The following coding sequences lie in one Panicum virgatum strain AP13 chromosome 6N, P.virgatum_v5, whole genome shotgun sequence genomic window:
- the LOC120677759 gene encoding rubredoxin-like — MALACTGRLIHPGMVSKNPRTPPPPPHLHLHTHRPVAITMASSSHHFALHSVDVSKDDKPLETPPPPPTAETAQQDAAAPLQPEEDDGPKLDLRRFEEKFAVLNTGIHECRSCGYRYDQAAGDPSYPVPPGLPFAQLPDDWRCPTCGAAQSFFESKSVEIAGFAQNQQFGLGGNSLTTGQKGLLIYGSLLLGFLFFISGYFLQ; from the coding sequence ATGGCGTTAGCCTGCACAGGCAGGCTAATCCACCCCGGCATGGTGTCCAAGAACCCAAgaacgccaccaccaccgccgcactTGCACCTCCACACCCATAGGCCCGTGGCCATCACGATGGCATCGTCGTCCCATCATTTCGCGCTCCACTCCGTCGACGTCTCCAAGGACGACAAGCCGCtggagacgccgccgccgccgccgactgcaGAGACCGCTCAGCaagacgccgccgcgccgttgcagccggaggaggacgacggccCGAAGCTGGACCTGCGGCGGTTTGAGGAGAAGTTCGCGGTGCTCAACACGGGGATCCACGAGTGCCGATCGTGCGGGTACCGGTACGACCAGGCGGCGGGGGACCCGTCGTACCCGGTGCCGCCGGGCCTGCCGTTCGCGCAGCTGCCCGACGACTGGCGGTGCCCCACGTGCGGCGCCGCGCAGTCCTTCTTCGAGAGCAAGAGCGTCGAGATCGCCGGGTTCGCGCAGAACCAGCAGTTCGGGCTCGGCGGCAACTCCCTCACCACGGGACAGAAGGGGCTGCTCATCTACGGCAGCCTCCTCCTcggcttcctcttcttcatctcCGGCTATTTCTTGCAATGA